A genomic region of Pseudochaenichthys georgianus chromosome 12, fPseGeo1.2, whole genome shotgun sequence contains the following coding sequences:
- the lhx5 gene encoding LIM/homeobox protein Lhx5 translates to MMAHCAGCERPILDRFLLNVLDRAWHSKCVQCCECSCALSEKCFSRDGKLYCKTDFFRRFGTKCAGCLQGISPNDLVRKARNKVFHLNCFTCMVCNKQLSTGEELYVIDENKFVCKEDYASSGAIKEVNLNSVSSCTDRSLSPDLQDPIQDDIKETDNSTSSDKETNNIENEEQNSGTKRRGPRTTIKAKQLETLKAAFVATPKPTRHIREQLAQETGLNMRVIQVWFQNRRSKERRMKQLSALGARRHAFFRGPRRMRPLGGRLEDPDILGPGAYGYYGEYQGDYYGPGTNYDFFPHGPPSSQAQSPAESPYILSSGPGPMEGSGHHPSDDQRFTDMISHAETPSPEPGLPNSLQPIPGEAYGGGPSPPFSLASNSSYSAPMSHQGPEMGESTAW, encoded by the exons ATGATGGCACACTGTGCCGGCTGTGAACGGCCCATCCTGGACCGGTTCCTCCTCAACGTGCTGGACCGAGCCTGGCACTCCAAGTGCGTCCAGTGCTGCGAGTGCAGCTGCGCCCTCTCCGAGAAGTGCTTCTCCAGGGACGGGAAGCTCTATTGCAAAACTGACTTTTTCAG GCGGTTTGGCACTAAATGCGCGGGCTGTCTGCAGGGCATCTCTCCAAACGACCTGGTCCGCAAAGCACGTAACAAAGTGTTCCACCTGAACTGCTTCACCTGCATGGTGTGTAACAAGCAGCTGTCCACGGGAGAGGAGCTTTACGTGATAGACGAAAACAAGTTTGTGTGCAAAGAAGATTACGCCAGCTCCGGGGCCATTAAGGAAGTCAACTTGAACTCAG TGTCGTCGTGTACAGATAGGAGTTTATCGCCGGATCTGCAGGACCCAATACAGGACGACATAAAAGAGACGGACAATTCCACGTCCTCTGATAAGGAAACGAACAATATTGAGAATGAGGAGCAGAACTCGGGGACCAAAAGGCGGGGGCCCCGGACCACCATCAAGGCTAAGCAGCTGGAAACGTTAAAGGCCGCGTTTGTCGCCACGCCGAAACCCACCCGGCACATCCGGGAACAATTGGCCCAGGAAACAGGACTAAACATGCGCGTCATCCAG GTCTGGTTTCAGAACAGAAGATCCAAAGAGCGACGAATGAAGCAGCTGAGTGCTCTGGGGGCCCGGCGGCACGCCTTCTTCAGGGGCCCGAGGAGGATGAGGCCCCTGGGAGGAAGGCTGGAGGATCCCGACATCTTAGGACCCGGGGCCTACGGTTATTACGGAG AATACCAAGGTGACTATTATGGACCAGGAACTAACTACGACTTCTTCCCTCACGGCCCTCCATCCTCGCAGGCTCAGTCTCCGGCCGAGTCGCCCTACATCCTGAGCTCTGGACCCGGACCCATGGAGGGCTCAGGCCACCACCCCTCAGACGACCAAAGGTTCACGGACATGATCTCCCACGCTGAAACCCCCAGTCCAGAGCCGGGCTTACCAAACTCCCTGCAGCCTATCCCGGGGGAGGCCTACGGGGGCGGGCCCAGCCCCCCTTTCTCATTGGCCAGTAACTCCAGCTACAGCGCTCCCATGTCCCACCAAGGCCCGGAGATGGGAGAGAGCACAGCCTGGTAA
- the LOC117456432 gene encoding beta-1,3-galactosyl-O-glycosyl-glycoprotein beta-1,6-N-acetylglucosaminyltransferase 4-like, translating to MNGRCSLPRLRKSFCCALLSLLSLCLLLLVSVEYSNITEPLPPQAALHDIQAYQKYNISCPAIYDMDPVEVGQSLVIRREVVEDNDESLIKLTSNCPSFIKARGYDVVQVSQQERDFPLAYSIVVHKSALMIERLIKVVYSPSNIYCIHYDQKSLEQFISAMEGLAHCLPNVFIASKRESVFYAGISRLKADLNCLSDLLKSEVQWKYVINLCGQDFPLRSNFEIVSELKRLNGANMLETSRPSESKKQRFTLSYKLMDFNIELKQLPMKTEQKKTPPPHGIEMFIGSAYFVLSREFIVHIDSSAVVKDFLAWSEDTYSPDEHFWATLVRLPGVPGEVPRSQPDITDLMSKARLVKWQYLEEELYPQCSGKHVRSVCIFGAGELRWLLNYGHWFANKFDPKVDPIVIQCIEEMLEENSYLNQQHLLPNIRVNQSYSI from the coding sequence ATGAATGGAAGATGTTCACTACCGAGACTAAGGAAGTCATTCTGTTGTGCACTCCTGTCACTGCTGTCACTATGTCTACTGCTGCTGGTCAGTGTGGAGTACAGCAACATCACTGAGCCTCTACCCCCCCAAGCAGCTTTACATGACATCCAGGCATATCAAAAGTACAATATTAGCTGCCCGGCTATTTATGACATGGACCCAGTGGAGGTGGGTCAATCACTTGTCATCAGACGGGAAGTTGTGGAGGACAATGATGAAAGTCTGATTAAGCTCACCTCAAACTGCCCATCATTCATCAAAGCCAGAGGTTATGATGTTGTTCAAGTCTCACAGCAGGAGAGAGACTTTCCTCTTGCTTACTCAATTGTTGTGCATAAATCTGCATTGATGATAGAGAGACTCATCAAAGTGGTGTACTCGCCCAGTAACATCTACTGTATCCACTATGATCAGAAGTCCTTAGAACAGTTCATCTCAGCCATGGAGGGTTTAGCCCACTGTCTGCCTAATGTCTTCATAGCCTCCAAGCGAGAATCCGTCTTTTACGCCGGCATCAGTCGATTGAAAGCAGATCTCAACTGTCTCTCTGACCTTTTGAAGTCGGAAGTCCAGTGGAAGTATGTCATCAACCTCTGTGGCCAAGATTTCCCCCTCAGGTCCAACTTTGAGATAGTGTCAGAACTGAAGAGGTTAAATGGGGCCAATATGCTAGAGACAAGCCGGCCCAGTGAGAGCAAGAAGCAAAGGTTCACCTTAAGCTACAAACTGATGGATTTCAATATTGAGTTAAAACAACTTCCAATGAAAACAGAGCAGAAGAAGACGCCACCTCCACACGGCATCGAGATGTTCATCGGCAGTGCTTACTTTGTATTGTCACGGGAGTTTATTGTGCACATAGACTCCTCAGCTGTGGTGAAGGATTTCCTGGCCTGGTCAGAGGACACCTACTCTCCAGACGAACACTTCTGGGCAACCCTTGTGCGCCTGCCAGGTGTTCCTGGAGAGGTGCCCAGATCCCAGCCCGACATCACTGACCTCATGAGTAAGGCCAGGCTGGTGAAGTGGCAGTACCTGGAGGAAGAACTGTACCCACAATGCTCGGGGAAACACGTCCGCAGCGTTTGCATTTTTGGTGCAGGCGAGTTGCGTTGGTTACTCAACTATGGTCACTGGTTCGCCAATAAGTTTGACCCAAAGGTGGACCCAATTGTTATTCAGTGCATTGAGGAGATGCTGGaggaaaacagttatttaaatcagCAACATCTACTTCCCAACATAAGGGTTAACCAAAGCTACAGTATATGA
- the LOC117456259 gene encoding 3-hydroxy-3-methylglutaryl-coenzyme A reductase-like, producing the protein MLARLFRLHGLLVASHPWEVIVGTIALTVCLVSMNNLSSSGQICRWNDCPKVEEEIHSSDIIILTITRCMAIVYIYFQLKNLRQLGSKYILGIAGLFTVFSSFIFSTVVIHFFGKELTGLNEALPFFLLLIDLSKACTLAKFALSSNSQEEVRENISQGMAILGPTFTLDALVECLVIGIGTMSGVPQLETMCCFGCMSVLANYFVFMTFFPACVSLVLELSRESREGRPIWQLSHFASVLAEEEDNKPNPVTQRVKIIMSLSLALVHAHTRLAAEHPGQNSSLEGPIATRLDSGDTLWPPKLNSMDLEQVITLGLALLLAVKYVFFEQAETECSLSLMSPSISCPPTQKPRVTEDCCRRDYPSTKPQTTMNGTLATNSALPAVSDANTAFREKVENVPCVSCFGESPAPTPCVPQSSCNSEARPLDECMSILSDPQKGARFLSDEEVMNLVTSRNILNYKLESVLETPERGVAIRREMLSSKLPVLSALTSLPYKDYDYSKVMGTCCENVIGYMPVPVGVAGPLPLDEKQFYIPMATTEGCLVASTNRGCRALSLSGGCRSSILADSMTRAPVVRLPSACRAAEVKVWLETPDGFALIKEAFDQTSRFARLEKLLVSLAGRNLYIRFQSQTGDAMGMNMLSKGTEQALQILQQQYPDVDVLSISGNYCTDKKSAAINWILGRGKSAVCDATIPAKVVREVLKSSTASLVELNINKNLVGSAMAGSIGGFNAHAANIVAAIYIACGQDPAQTVGSSNCITQMEGAGPEREDLYISCTMPSIELGTVGGGTNLAPQQACLQMLGVQGTSSSRPGDNARQLARVVCATVLAGELSLMAALAAGHLVKSHMAHNRSKTNRSETPSSESESCVTQNSEGPSLESY; encoded by the exons ATGTTGGCCCGGCTGTTCAGGCTCCACGGCCTACTGGTGGCCTCCCATCCATGGGAGGTTATAGTGGGCACCATCGCTCTAACCGTCTGCCTCGTGTCTATGAACAACTTGTCATCCAGCGGCCAGATATGCAGATGGAATGACTGCCCGAAAGTGGAAGAG GAAATACACAGCAGTGACATAATCATCCTAACTATCACACGCTGCATGGCCATCGTTTATATCTATTTCCAGTTGAAGAATCTGCGACAACTAGGCTCCAAATATATACTGG GCATTGCAGGGTTGTTCACAGTGTTCTCCAGCTTTATTTTCAGTACGGTGGTCATCCACTTCTTTGGGAAAGAGCTGACGGGTCTTAA TGAAGCCTTGCCGTTCTTCCTCCTGCTCATTGACCTGTCCAAAGCCTGCACATTGGCCAAATTTGCCCTCAGCTCAAACTCTCAG GAGGAGGTTAGGGAGAACATCTCTCAGGGCATGGCCATCCTGGGCCCCACCTTCACCCTGGATGCTCTGGTAGAGTGTCTGGTCATTGGGATTGGCACCATGTCAG GTGTGCCTCAATTGGAGACAATGTGTTGTTTTGGCTGTATGTCTGTCCTGGCCAATTACTTTGTCTTCATGACCTTCTTCCCTGCGTGTGTCTCCCTGGTCTTGGAG CTGTCCAGGGAAAGTCGTGAGGGACGTCCGATCTGGCAACTGAGCCACTTTGCTTCTGTGCTGGCTGAAGAAGAGGACAACAAGCCCAATCCTGTGACACAAAGGGTCAAAATCATCATG TCTCTGAGCCTGGCTTTGGTTCATGCTCATACTCGGCTAGCAGCTGAGCATCCAGGTCAGAACAGCTCTCTGGAGGGACCCATAGCAACCAGACTGGACTCTGGTGACACATTATGGCCTCCTAAGCTCAACAG TATGGACCTGGAGCAGGTGATAACTCTCGGCCTCGCCCTGCTCCTGGCTGTGAAGTATGTTTTCTTTGAGCAAGCAGAGACCGAGTGTTCCCTGTCCCTCATGAGTCCAAGTATCAGCTGTCCTCCGACACAGAAACCCAGGGTGACGGAGGACTGCTGCAGGAGGGACTACCCAAGCACAAAACCTCAGACGACCATGAACGGTACCTTAGCAACCAACTCTGCCTTGCCAGCCGTGTCAGACGCTAACACAGCGTTCAGGGAGAAAG TGGAGAACGTCCCCTGCGTTTCATGCTTTGGGGAGTCTCCTGCTCCGACACCTTGTGTTCCTCAAAGCAGCTGTAATTCAGAGGCCCGGCCGCTGGACGAATGTATGAGTATCCTCTCAGATCCACAG AAGGGTGCCCGTTTTCTGAGCGATGAAGAGGTGATGAACCTGGTGACCTCTCGAAACATCCTGAACTATAAACTGGAATCTGTTCTGGAGACTCCAGAGAGGGGCGTGGCCATCAGGAGGGAAATGCTTTCATCCAAACTGCCTGTTCTCTCTGCTTTGACTTCTCTGCCTTATAAGGACTACGACTATTCTAAG GTGATGGGCACCTGCTGTGAGAACGTCATTGGCTACATGCCGGTGCCAGTGGGAGTGGCTGGTCCTCTTCCTTTGGACGAGAAGCAGTTTTACATTCCCATGGCGACCACAGAGGGCTGTCTGGTGGCCAGCACTAACAGAGGATGCAGGGCGCTTTCT CTGAGCGGGGGTTGCCGCAGCAGCATCCTGGCTGACAGTATGACCCGGGCTCCTGTGGTGAGGCTGCCCTCAGCATGCCGCGCCGCAGAGGTCAAAGTGTGGCTGGAGACCCCGGATGGGTTCGCCCTGATCAAAGAGGCGTTCGACCAGACCAGCAG GTTTGCTCGTCTGGAGAAGCTTCTGGTGAGCTTAGCAGGGAGAAACTTATACATTCGCTTCCAGTCTCAGACCGGAGACGCCATGGGCATGAACATGCTCTCAAAG GGCACGGAGCAGGCGCTGCAGATACTCCAGCAGCAGTATCCAGATGTGGATGTGCTGTCGATCAGTGGCAACTATTGCACTGACAAGAAGTCTGCTGCCATTAACTGGATCCTGGGTCGGGGAAAGTCTGCTGTGTGTGACGCCACCATACCAGCCAAGGTGGTCCGGGAG GTGTTGAAAAGCAGCACAGCCTCTCTGGTGGAGCTGAACATCAACAAGAACTTGGTGGGCTCGGCCATGGCGGGCAGCATCGGGGGCTTCAATGCTCATGCTGCCAACATCGTAGCTGCCATCTACATCGCCTGTGGACAG GACCCGGCTCAGACCGTGGGGAGCTCCAACTGCATCACCCAGATGGAGGGGGCCGGCCCGGAGAGGGAGGACCTGTACATCAGCTGCACCATGCCCTCCATAGAGCTGGGCACTGTAGGGGGGGGCACCAACCTGGCCCCCCAGCAGGCCTGCCTCCAG ATGCTCGGTGTCCAGGGGACCAGCTCCAGCCGGCCCGGGGATAACGCCCGTCAGCTGGCCCGCGTGGTCTGTGCCACGGTCCTGGCCGGGGAGCTGTCTCTGATGGCCGCTCTCGCTGCTGGCCACCTCGTCAAGAGCCACATGGCCCACAACAG ATCTAAAACAAACCGGTCAGAAACGCcttcatcagaatcagaaagctGCGTGACACAGAATTCAGAGGGTCCCTCTTTAGAGTCATATTGA